One genomic region from Leptospira tipperaryensis encodes:
- a CDS encoding ABC transporter ATP-binding protein, translated as MITVKNLQKSFQISKRKPGLLGAIGSLFYTKKEIIHAVENVSFEIQPGEFLGYIGPNGAGKSTTIKLLTGVLTPDQGEIRIFGLDPSRDRRENSKQIGVVFGQKTQLWWDLPVGESFDLLRSIYKIETKDYKKRMEMFNDLLGLQEFFQQQVRKLSLGQRMKAEIAASLLHFPRVLFLDEPTIGLDVLVKEKVREFIRTINQEEKVTILLTTHDVQDIEYLAKRIILIDHGKIRFDGDLNSFRGLGGTDNVVELQYRGEAVLKLPSEFTWIQNGSPNHASIVVKEGESLNRLLSFLSSSGLEITEINFKKPDLATVIKQIYGEKP; from the coding sequence TTGATCACAGTCAAAAACCTTCAGAAATCCTTTCAAATCTCCAAGAGAAAACCCGGACTCTTGGGAGCCATCGGTTCACTCTTCTATACAAAAAAAGAAATCATCCACGCGGTGGAAAATGTATCCTTTGAAATTCAACCCGGGGAATTTCTCGGATATATCGGTCCCAACGGCGCCGGTAAATCCACTACCATTAAATTATTGACCGGGGTCTTGACTCCCGATCAAGGAGAAATTCGGATCTTTGGTCTCGATCCCTCTAGGGACAGAAGGGAGAATTCAAAACAAATCGGAGTCGTTTTCGGACAAAAGACCCAGCTCTGGTGGGATCTTCCCGTCGGGGAATCCTTTGATCTCCTTAGATCCATCTATAAAATCGAAACGAAAGATTACAAAAAGAGAATGGAGATGTTTAACGATCTCCTGGGACTTCAAGAATTTTTTCAACAGCAGGTCAGAAAGCTGAGCTTGGGTCAGAGGATGAAGGCGGAGATCGCGGCGAGTCTTCTTCACTTTCCTCGAGTGTTGTTTTTGGACGAACCAACGATCGGACTTGATGTTCTTGTAAAAGAAAAAGTAAGAGAGTTTATTCGGACCATCAACCAGGAAGAAAAAGTCACGATTCTTTTGACAACTCACGACGTTCAAGATATAGAATATCTCGCAAAAAGGATCATTCTCATCGATCACGGAAAAATTCGTTTTGACGGGGATCTGAATTCTTTTCGAGGATTGGGAGGAACGGATAATGTAGTCGAGCTTCAATACAGAGGAGAGGCCGTTTTAAAACTTCCTTCCGAGTTTACTTGGATTCAGAACGGATCACCCAATCACGCGAGTATCGTAGTAAAGGAAGGGGAGTCTTTGAATCGACTTCTTTCTTTTTTGAGTTCTTCCGGTCTGGAGATAACCGAAATCAATTTTAAAAAACCCGATCTCGCTACCGTTATCAAACAGATCTACGGGGAAAAACCCTGA
- a CDS encoding SpoIID/LytB domain-containing protein, translating to MTRKLVLFFLLFLILWETGCNTVIIRPWTPPYKSRSVHDVRVLIGKAEGDLQIRGEGIISVYDANDLLIKKGIDIISLDVSRLKAPIRFVGESGGLEYKSLKVRGSINVVPQGQGPALIVNSLPLEEYLYAVVPSEVPYSWPNEALKAQAICARTYAVREILNKKNALYDVEATTNSQVYGGLEKEHPSTTKAVQDTTGVMAVYEETPIQAFFHSNSGGKTETPDNVWGGKKIPYLPAVVSEFDRAGDNFYWKETISQDLIVSKFSNLKIGEIQSIQVLSRTGSGRVDLMEFVGSEGSTRIRGKEFRQTLGTPVRSLRFGIQKEGNGYLVKGMGSGHGVGLSQWGSFGMAKENFNYVEILRHYYPGIELARITR from the coding sequence ATGACCAGAAAACTAGTTTTATTCTTCTTACTCTTCTTAATTCTTTGGGAAACGGGTTGTAACACCGTAATCATCCGCCCCTGGACCCCGCCTTACAAAAGCCGATCCGTTCACGACGTTCGAGTTCTCATCGGTAAAGCCGAAGGTGATCTTCAGATCCGCGGCGAAGGAATCATCTCTGTCTACGACGCGAACGATCTTCTTATTAAAAAAGGAATCGATATCATTTCTCTGGACGTCTCTCGTCTCAAGGCACCGATTCGTTTCGTGGGAGAATCAGGCGGCCTAGAATACAAATCTCTAAAGGTCCGAGGTTCGATCAACGTGGTTCCTCAAGGCCAGGGTCCGGCTCTCATCGTAAACTCTCTTCCTTTAGAAGAATATCTCTACGCGGTTGTTCCTTCCGAGGTTCCTTATAGCTGGCCGAACGAAGCTCTGAAAGCTCAGGCGATCTGCGCGAGAACTTATGCGGTTCGCGAAATATTAAATAAAAAGAATGCACTCTACGACGTGGAAGCGACTACCAATTCCCAAGTCTACGGCGGATTGGAAAAAGAACATCCGTCCACTACCAAAGCCGTACAAGATACCACAGGAGTGATGGCGGTTTACGAAGAGACTCCGATCCAGGCGTTCTTTCATTCGAATAGCGGCGGTAAGACGGAAACTCCGGATAACGTCTGGGGTGGAAAAAAAATTCCTTACTTGCCTGCGGTGGTTTCCGAGTTTGATCGCGCGGGGGACAACTTCTATTGGAAGGAAACGATCTCTCAAGATCTCATCGTTTCCAAATTTTCAAATCTCAAGATCGGAGAAATCCAATCCATTCAAGTTTTATCCAGAACGGGATCGGGAAGAGTCGACCTCATGGAATTTGTGGGAAGCGAAGGTTCTACAAGAATCCGCGGAAAAGAATTTAGACAGACCCTCGGCACTCCGGTTCGTTCTCTTCGTTTCGGAATTCAAAAGGAAGGAAACGGATATCTCGTCAAAGGGATGGGTTCCGGTCACGGAGTTGGACTCAGCCAGTGGGGAAGTTTTGGAATGGCGAAAGAAAATTTTAATTACGTTGAAATTCTCAGACACTATTATCCGGGAATCGAACTCGCGAGAATCACTCGATAA
- the rlmD gene encoding 23S rRNA (uracil(1939)-C(5))-methyltransferase RlmD, with protein MEIDPDLERNKGLLPSQVEKIRPNLRGVLVFEKNQIEVPYSLPGDLYNVTLFKKKRRKPSAKLELVSQVPRTVTPPCPAFTRCGGCSAQHIPYEEQFLLKTSSLSQSYQKDFGVVPILIPATTIYHYRNRMDFSVFPGPIVGQRESGSFRYVVDLESCFIQSPEANAELERFRNLIQEFSSLPYDRREDSGFLKYLTLRKARNTNELMSILTFVEEFKDTEEELRFAEACKKSLQADHLLFCFNRRKGEVSAMGEIKILRGKDSYLELVANKEFRVPFDSFFQPNPTGFQPILDFIQNEIPESSEHLIDLFCGSGFFSRILANRFQKITGIDSIESSLEIARKQMQTDFPEVSFSYLREDLFSKKAADGLEKLFQGDEENLLIADPPRAGLGEFVIEALKNSKISSFLYVSCNPSSQKDDLWKLKDHFQIQKILVTDPYPQTPHLESVALLKSI; from the coding sequence ATGGAAATCGATCCGGATCTCGAAAGAAATAAAGGACTTCTCCCCTCCCAGGTCGAAAAAATCCGACCCAATCTCCGAGGCGTTCTCGTTTTCGAAAAAAATCAAATCGAAGTCCCCTACTCCTTACCAGGAGATCTTTACAACGTTACTCTCTTTAAAAAGAAACGAAGAAAGCCTTCCGCAAAACTCGAGTTAGTTTCTCAAGTTCCAAGAACCGTGACCCCTCCTTGTCCCGCATTCACTCGCTGCGGAGGTTGTTCGGCTCAACACATTCCTTACGAAGAACAATTTTTATTAAAGACATCTTCTCTTTCCCAAAGTTATCAAAAAGATTTCGGAGTCGTTCCGATTTTGATTCCGGCAACAACAATCTACCATTACAGAAATCGAATGGACTTTTCGGTCTTTCCCGGACCGATCGTAGGACAGAGAGAATCCGGTTCTTTTCGTTACGTCGTAGATTTAGAATCTTGTTTTATACAAAGTCCGGAAGCCAACGCCGAGCTCGAACGATTTCGAAATCTCATTCAAGAATTTTCGAGTCTTCCTTACGACCGAAGAGAAGATTCCGGATTCTTAAAATACTTAACGCTTCGAAAAGCAAGAAACACCAATGAGCTCATGTCCATTCTCACATTCGTAGAAGAATTTAAAGACACGGAAGAAGAATTACGATTTGCCGAAGCTTGTAAAAAATCTCTCCAAGCGGATCATCTTCTCTTTTGTTTCAATCGAAGAAAGGGAGAAGTTTCCGCCATGGGAGAAATCAAAATTCTCAGAGGAAAAGATTCGTATCTGGAGCTCGTAGCAAATAAGGAATTTCGGGTTCCCTTTGATTCTTTCTTTCAACCGAATCCTACCGGATTTCAACCGATCTTGGATTTTATTCAAAACGAAATTCCGGAATCTTCGGAACATCTCATCGATCTCTTTTGCGGTTCCGGTTTTTTTAGCAGAATTCTCGCGAACCGTTTTCAAAAGATCACGGGGATCGATTCTATCGAAAGTTCTCTGGAGATCGCACGCAAACAAATGCAAACGGACTTTCCGGAAGTTTCTTTCTCTTATCTTCGAGAAGATCTCTTTTCCAAAAAAGCCGCGGATGGTCTGGAAAAACTTTTCCAAGGGGATGAGGAGAATCTTCTCATCGCGGATCCTCCTCGTGCGGGTTTGGGCGAATTTGTAATCGAAGCCTTAAAGAATTCTAAGATTTCTTCCTTCCTCTATGTTTCCTGTAATCCTTCTTCTCAAAAAGATGATCTCTGGAAACTGAAAGATCACTTTCAAATTCAGAAGATTCTCGTTACGGATCCCTATCCTCAAACTCCTCATTTGGAGTCCGTGGCTCTTTTGAAATCAATTTAG
- a CDS encoding ABC transporter permease, which translates to MLYLKVISKAFQRSSTYRLEYFTGVLNAVLYLAILTSVWQSVSGNDLEGGRTRESLILYAVISTLIKVSFGRQDGLVSSKIKNGTIVFDLLKPIRFPLIVFADTIGVSIYHLLSRSLPLLILAYTVLDLRFFPQITSLLSFVCVYTLAFFIFFLIGFMISSLSFYFTEVFSFFLLYFALITLFSGAVIPLDLFPEFLRNISSWLPFAYLYYYPTQVLTSQPIGMEFGELIARYFLMIGILTISASAIYLSGLKRLELAGG; encoded by the coding sequence ATGCTTTATCTAAAAGTTATTTCCAAAGCGTTTCAGAGGTCTTCCACGTATCGGCTCGAATATTTTACGGGAGTTCTGAACGCGGTTTTGTATCTCGCGATTCTAACTTCGGTTTGGCAATCGGTTTCGGGAAACGATCTGGAAGGGGGAAGAACTCGAGAATCTCTGATTTTATACGCGGTTATCTCGACTTTGATCAAGGTTTCTTTTGGAAGACAGGACGGTCTTGTATCTTCCAAAATTAAGAATGGAACAATCGTCTTTGACCTTTTAAAACCGATTCGTTTTCCGTTGATCGTCTTTGCGGATACGATCGGAGTCAGTATTTATCATCTTCTTTCGAGATCGCTTCCGCTTTTAATTCTTGCGTATACGGTTTTAGATCTTAGATTCTTTCCGCAAATTACTTCTCTTCTTTCCTTTGTATGCGTTTATACCTTGGCGTTTTTTATTTTTTTTCTGATCGGTTTTATGATCTCATCCTTATCTTTCTATTTTACGGAAGTGTTTTCCTTCTTCCTTCTTTACTTTGCATTGATCACTTTGTTTTCCGGAGCCGTCATTCCACTCGATCTTTTTCCTGAATTTTTACGAAATATCTCTTCTTGGCTTCCCTTCGCTTATCTATATTATTATCCGACTCAAGTATTAACCTCGCAGCCGATCGGAATGGAATTCGGAGAATTGATCGCTCGATATTTTCTGATGATTGGGATTCTTACCATAAGCGCTTCCGCAATCTATCTTTCCGGATTAAAACGTCTGGAATTGGCAGGAGGATGA
- a CDS encoding ABC transporter ATP-binding protein, whose product MTNSILSQSSLKRIRISHLRKSYRSGKLQTSVLKGVDLDIQSESVITLMGPSGSGKSTFLNILSGIDTPDSGEIFVNGHPLHSMNEKELTKYRREETGIIFQFFHLLPYLSALENVAVPLYISGTGKTEAQQKAKEALEKVGLVPRLSHKPDELSGGEQQRVAIARAICKNPSLILADEPTGNLDTKNAENVMRLLMDLQKEQKFTLLIVTHDQTLGSLGEFRLKMADGVLVS is encoded by the coding sequence ATGACAAACTCCATTCTCTCTCAATCCTCTCTCAAAAGAATCCGTATCTCTCATCTTAGAAAATCCTATCGGAGCGGAAAACTCCAGACTTCAGTTTTGAAAGGTGTCGATTTGGATATTCAGAGCGAATCGGTCATCACTCTTATGGGGCCTTCTGGTTCGGGTAAATCAACTTTTTTGAATATACTCTCCGGGATCGACACTCCCGACTCCGGCGAAATTTTTGTAAACGGTCATCCGCTTCATTCCATGAACGAAAAGGAACTCACGAAATATAGAAGAGAGGAAACGGGAATCATCTTTCAATTCTTTCATCTCCTTCCCTATCTGAGCGCCCTGGAAAATGTCGCGGTCCCTCTCTACATTTCCGGGACCGGTAAAACAGAGGCTCAGCAAAAAGCCAAAGAAGCTCTGGAAAAAGTCGGACTCGTCCCGAGATTGTCTCACAAACCGGATGAACTATCAGGAGGGGAACAACAAAGGGTTGCGATCGCCCGAGCGATCTGTAAAAATCCTTCCTTGATTCTCGCAGACGAACCCACGGGAAATTTGGATACGAAGAATGCAGAAAACGTAATGCGTCTTTTGATGGATCTCCAAAAAGAACAAAAGTTTACGCTTCTCATCGTTACACACGATCAAACCCTCGGTTCTCTTGGAGAATTCAGACTCAAAATGGCGGACGGGGTTTTGGTTTCCTAA